DNA from Solanum stenotomum isolate F172 chromosome 3, ASM1918654v1, whole genome shotgun sequence:
AACTAATGTGCTACAGCTCATTGCTTCAATAACTCTTACATGATACAACATaaccatttatttttaatgtagaTTACACCAAGGAAATTCTGATTACATTATCCAATTCTTCAACCATGTCGAGGAGGTGATAAACATCCATGAACAGAAATAAGAAACTTAGCAAGCCAGGGATAAAAGCACAAAGAAACCAAAACAAAAGATGAGGACAACTTTTTCAAGAGGGCATCCCAGCACCAAAAGTTGAATATGAGACTGAATATGATACAGACAAAGTTCCTATAATTCTTCTAGAATTTTATAGCTCGTCAAATAGATTTTGAATCCATCAAATAATAAGAGACGTGACTCTTCAATAGAGATAAACCTTGTGGCATGTGGTTTAGCTGGTAACTCCGCACATAGCACAAAACGTGATGAGTAATGACAAAACATGTGATTTGCTAACCAAGCACATTCTCTCATTCTTGGAATCTACCAAAGCAATTCATCTAGATATATAACAGCTTATATCGAATGTTTAAACAGTAAGACTGGCTCAATAGCCAAAAGCTTTAGTGTTTCAGTTCGCCTTTGGTATCAGATTTTTCCTTTAACCACTTGAATGATTATAAAATACCCAATCTTTGTATTAAACTGCCATGGTCTTTTGCACTGGAAACAAAGTCACTGATGCACATTACAAGAACATACAGTCGGTAAAAAGCATATaaaacgttttttttttgtaaagaacTAAATAGCATACACCAATAAGCCTGTAAATCATATATAGCATGTTTAAACTGCAAGAATCGCTCAATGGTCAAATAATTGTGTTTCAGTTGGTCAAATCTTGGTAACAAGGGAACTACTCCACTTCCTTGCAACATAAAAACATGGCgtcaattattttcttgaacCAGTTGGCAGCAATAAGAACAACAATAACTTACGtagtcccacaaagtggggtctagggagtGTATTGGGTAAAGAGTAGCTCATATACGTGGCTGAATAAAATAACACGTGAAACCTACAAAATCTGCTCAAGGAAGTTAATTCGGTCGAATGAACTATTCTCGGAGATGTGTTCAGAGAAGATCAACCTCGGTGATCCTCGAGGCTGCAGAATGGCTGTCATCGGAAAAAGGTGGGAACTTGTGGCCCTGAGATAAGAGGGACTCATGTCTTGGTAATGTGGCAAAAAGGACAAAAGGATGGATTCGCCAGATATGATCTTACAAATATCCTGACCACTTCATAGGAATATTAGTTGGCACCACTAACGACATTTCCCACGTGGACAGCATCCATTAGTAGGGCTCGAGTGGAGCTTTTCTATTGGTTGGTGTATTACCCTTTGTAACCTATAAATAGTAGTTTTAATACAATTGTGAGGGGATCTGATACCAACAAAGTCAACAGCATTACTCTCAAAATCTTGTGCTCCAAGCTTTCCATATTTTACTCAAATGATCCTGGGTTTGAAACTAAGATCACTCAAACAACACCGGATCCAGTGCAAACACTCGTCATCGGAGCCATATCACTTCATACAACTTTCTTCACTTACTTTATTTACCTTTTTGTCTCATTCTTTATTAAAATTCACGAATATATTCAAAATCTAATTACCAAATCTAACGAGTTAAATCAACACGTGTCCTTAATCGTATTCCAAATTCAACTGTACTGTTTCCCAATAAAcagggagggtagagtgtacacagacctAACCCCTACCTCAGAGACAGAGAGGTTGAAAGAGGTTGTTTCAATAGACAGTTGGCAGATTAaataaaaatccaatctttgGATTGAACAACCACAATCATTTACACTACAAATGAAGTCAATAAATATCAGCTAATGCACAGTACAAGAACATACAGTCAATAACAAGCAAAtacaaccttttttttttggtgaagaaACAGAGCAGCATACTACATTACACCTTGTGCTTAACACCCAATTAAGACAAAGAGAGAAACTACACACAAAATTAACagtgagaaaaaaatgaaactgaaaaCCAAGAGCTCTTCCTGAAATTTGACAAATCCACTAAAGATTAACCTGGCTAAGGCACTGAGGGAGGCATTGTCCTTTGTTGAGAAGCAGAAGCAGAAGAGGGGTTTTCTTGGCGAAGCTCTTTAATTACAGCAGCCAATGCTTCAGGGTTAAGACCCAAATCACAGAGGGAAATCAAAACAGAAAGAGAGTGACGATCGAGGCCAGTGTCCAGAATGTTCGACATATGAAATACAAGCTCCAGTGAATCACGAGATGTACGTGCAGCCTCCGGATCCATTCGAGATACTGTAAAGACAGAATCTTGATACATAAGAAGTTGAAAACTACCCAGAAATTAAAAACATCAAATCAATATGTAAATGCAGTACGAGTAACTAAAATTGAATGGGAAACTGAGAATTTACTTGGGATTTTGCTTCCTTTTTCTGCAAATCGATGATAAATTGGTAGCTGTTTCAAGATAGCTGCACTGTAGAACGGGCAAATATTTGGGCAAATTTATGtttgaaaatgaaattatgTCTTTTGGGGAATAGGTCATTAATAGGGTAAATTTTAggaatgacaaaaaaaaagaagatatccATATTAGTGTTATATAGTTATTGTTTAGATAATTGTGTTTTATATAATTCGCTAAATACGTTCAATCTATATATAAATTGGTCCGTTCTGTATAAATTCGTTTATATAATTGGATAATTCGTATGTGAACCGTTTCAGTTTTTCtctatatttgtatatgtatacagtACAAGTTCGTCTTTAATTCTGATAATTGCGTTTGTATATTAGatgtaatttgtatatgtatatgtgtgttttCTAAATTTGTATGCATATACATTACAGATTTATTTGTATCTCTGAATATTGCATTTGTGTATTACGtgaatttgtatatgtataagttCTTTGTGTtatacttgttatttttattatgaaCAATTGGATGATTCGTATGTGGAacattttagttttttctaGATTTCTATACTTATACATGCTCGTATGTATCTATgaaaatgttttagtttttttagatttgtatacatatacattatAGGTATCTCTGAAATTGCGTTTGTATAATTAcgtgaatttatatatatatatatgttctcTGTGTTCTCCGTTGGTCCCAGTCAAATGGCAAACTAGGTGATACACTGGTTGTGaaatacaatttatttaaaCTCTAGCTATAGCATTTAAATAGAATATATGAGtggttttgtgtttttttcttttagaagtATATTATGTTGCACTCTGATATACAATAAAACTTGTTATGTCTTGTACGACATATCTTGTGAATATTACGCtctcaatatataatataacttaTTGTTTCTTTTACGGCATAATTTGtgcaatattattatatgaacaTATAAATTCATGTCACAAACaagttttttgttattttggtgtCACAAGCATAAATTGTTAGGCTTTTCAGTTTTCACTGTTTAACTTGTGAGATATtatgatacaaaaatataaatgtgccCAACGAATAATTGTGTGTTATTTTGATATCAGGATATAatcacttatttattatttaaaatgttggAGGACAAATAAAAAATCCACAAATTTAAAGAGCAAAAAGTAAACACCACCTAAATATAGGATATTCGTGTGAATGACACGaaagggtgtttggattggctttgCTTAAGTAGTTTATAAGCTAAAATTCATAAGTTGATCGTAAccaatttttgacttttaacctctttttttattattattattttgacttaaaaataagtacttaaaaacattttttttatctttctcaAACGCcttcaaaaataacatatataaaaaaattaaaagccaaaaattacttaaaatagtCAATCCCACTACcctttaaataaaatattaaacttctTTTACTAAAGTATTactccatttttattaaaaattgaatattcaATTAAATCAACTATTTGTTAGGTtccttctatatttttattaaaagttaaaaaaaaatgaatattcaattaaatttaattatttgttaggtTCCTTCTTTCTATAACATAagtaactaattattttttaaaaataaataaaaaacactcAATGTCCAATACATCGACAACTCCCATCATATAGAAGAGGTTCAAGGTCCAATTACGAAACCTTTGAAAAGAGAGGGTGAATTGAAAATATAGTTGTTATACCAAAATTAGGTGTAAATAATCAAGCAGACTGATTTAGTGTATAAAtctgaaatacaaaaaatgaaaattggaCCAGAGAATGCGATTGATTGCATTATAAGGTCTCAGTTGAATAAATCGAATAAGCTTAAATTGACGTAACATGAAACCAATTAGAtcaattttcacttttat
Protein-coding regions in this window:
- the LOC125858479 gene encoding mitotic-spindle organizing protein 1A-like, which gives rise to MDPEAARTSRDSLELVFHMSNILDTGLDRHSLSVLISLCDLGLNPEALAAVIKELRQENPSSASASQQRTMPPSVP